Proteins from a genomic interval of Candidatus Poribacteria bacterium:
- the fliS gene encoding flagellar export chaperone FliS: MQQMTVPVKRNPFQAYRRTQIETASKEQLLLMLYDGAIHYLKRAKMKMQEPACEETLTEKTNLILKAQDIILELMSALDMDNGGELTKQLFRLYEYMNYRLNQANIRREIPALEEVVTLLSDLRMTWDEAIQRAQRAAAPSAAAPTAT; the protein is encoded by the coding sequence ATGCAGCAGATGACCGTACCGGTCAAACGGAACCCGTTTCAGGCGTATCGGCGGACGCAGATCGAAACGGCGAGCAAAGAGCAGCTCCTGCTCATGCTCTACGACGGCGCGATCCACTATCTCAAGCGCGCCAAGATGAAGATGCAGGAACCTGCGTGCGAAGAGACCCTGACCGAGAAGACGAACCTGATCCTCAAGGCGCAGGACATCATCCTGGAGCTCATGTCCGCGCTCGACATGGATAACGGCGGCGAGTTGACCAAGCAGCTCTTCCGCCTCTACGAGTACATGAACTACCGGCTGAACCAAGCGAACATCCGCCGCGAAATCCCGGCGCTGGAAGAGGTCGTGACGCTGCTGAGCGACCTGCGGATGACCTGGGACGAGGCGATCCAGCGAGCGCAGCGCGCTGCTGCTCCCAGCGCCGCCGCTCCGACCGCCACCTGA
- a CDS encoding DUF3037 domain-containing protein, whose translation MAAARGYYALIQYCPDSSRMEASNVGVLLFRPDPWYLGVRTAEGNDRPRRFFGTKSFDAARLNAAKKALEIRLRHRGTDFRTLDDLNAFIDTRANDLIVTAPRPMSVRSPGDDLERLFQELVGGRRKPQAEQEKASEPLVPELDECFRELAQDRQIQFNQRVIVPVTGRELCIPYSYVNGRENLIATTQFPAKEQSSLNVATQWALHGDLLQRHRKDGNGSPCKFIMVALFPEDHPRDVRMRELLLFGEYQLQVVEKPGVDGFIRAIREQAH comes from the coding sequence ATGGCAGCCGCTCGAGGATACTACGCGCTGATCCAGTATTGCCCTGACTCTTCGCGCATGGAAGCGTCCAACGTGGGCGTGCTACTGTTTCGCCCCGATCCCTGGTACTTGGGCGTCCGTACAGCCGAAGGTAACGATCGTCCGCGCCGATTTTTTGGGACCAAGAGCTTTGACGCAGCACGGCTCAATGCAGCGAAGAAGGCTCTGGAGATTCGGTTGCGGCACAGAGGCACCGACTTCCGTACATTGGACGACCTTAACGCCTTCATCGACACGCGGGCAAATGATCTGATCGTTACTGCCCCACGGCCCATGAGTGTTCGGAGCCCTGGCGACGACCTAGAGCGGCTGTTCCAGGAACTGGTTGGCGGAAGAAGGAAGCCCCAGGCAGAGCAAGAGAAAGCGTCAGAGCCGCTTGTTCCCGAACTTGACGAGTGCTTTCGTGAGCTGGCACAGGATCGACAGATACAGTTCAACCAACGCGTCATTGTGCCAGTGACAGGCCGTGAGCTTTGTATTCCGTATTCCTATGTGAATGGTCGTGAGAACCTGATTGCTACCACCCAGTTCCCGGCGAAAGAGCAGTCTAGTCTGAACGTCGCCACTCAATGGGCGCTGCACGGCGATCTCCTCCAAAGGCACCGAAAGGATGGGAACGGAAGCCCGTGCAAGTTCATCATGGTCGCACTGTTCCCTGAAGACCATCCTAGGGATGTCCGAATGCGAGAGTTGCTCCTGTTTGGGGAGTACCAGCTTCAGGTCGTCGAGAAGCCTGGGGTTGACGGCTTCATAAGAGCAATCAGAGAACAAGCTCATTGA